Proteins from a genomic interval of Zingiber officinale cultivar Zhangliang chromosome 1B, Zo_v1.1, whole genome shotgun sequence:
- the LOC122050776 gene encoding bZIP transcription factor 53-like yields MSSLPARRASSSEEETHPAIDERKRKRMLSNRESARRSRMRKQQRLDELVSEEAKIKTQSAQLSSQIHAVTQRYAKVESENAILRAQLDELTQRLQSVNSVLRFVEEFSGMAMDIPEMPAHPILKPWQLPCPAQPIMANAEMLQF; encoded by the coding sequence ATGTCTTCCTTGCCTGCTCGACGAGCTTCGAGTTCCGAAGAGGAAACTCACCCTGCGATCGACGAGAGGAAGCGTAAGAGGATGCTGTCCAACAGGGAGTCGGCGAGGAGGTCAAGGATGAGGAAGCAGCAGCGCCTGGACGAGCTGGTGAGCGAAGAGGCGAAGATCAAGACCCAAAGCGCCCAATTATCTTCCCAAATCCACGCGGTGACGCAGCGGTACGCGAAGGTGGAGTCCGAGAACGCCATCCTGCGTGCGCAGCTCGACGAGTTGACGCAGAGGCTGCAGTCGGTCAACTCGGTGCTCCGCTTTGTGGAGGAATTCAGCGGgatggccatggacattccagaGATGCCCGCCCACCCTATTCTGAAGCCATGGCAGCTTCCTTGTCCGGCGCAGCCAATCATGGCCAATGCTGAAATGCTCCAATTCTGA